From the Nodularia sphaerocarpa UHCC 0038 genome, the window TCAAAGTAAGCATGAACTTCCATCCCCTGCTTATTTGCTTCATCAATTAACCAATCTAACCATTTATCTTGAAACTTATTGGGACAACTTTTAAACCCAAATTTTTGTTGTAGAACTTCGCTGTTGTACATTGTACAACCATTACCCCAAACGCCATGAATTATCGTATTAAATCCTTGGGAACGATATAAACGAACTCGTTGACGAATTGTTTGTTCGTTAGCATTATTAGTAATATGGTAACGACTGAAATAAATCCCTCTAATTGCTTTTTTCTCCCAAGGAGTTTGAGGTAATGCTGTTTTTTGAGCAGGGGCTGTTGGTTTTGGCTCAGGATTGACTGTGTTTGCGGGGGTGGGCGTAGGAGTAGGAGTTAAGCTAGGAGTTAAAGTAGGCGTGGAAGTAGGAGTGAAATCAGGAGTGGGAGTGGGATTTAAAATGGGTATAGCTATTTGTTGCTGAGATAAAATGTTAGTAAAAAGATTGGTGATCATGTCTCGATTACTTTTCTGGCTCAACAACCACCAACTTCCTCCTAAAAGCAATAAAATTACTGATATGGGAATATTCGCGCATCCACACCCCTTTGGCTCTTTTTTCAATGGCGACATAGTATATGCTGACTCCCTGATGATCTGAATCTATCTATCCAATATGTACCATCAAGATAGAATACCGGGATTCCGCAAAAACTCCTAATTGTGCAGTATGGCGGATAAAAGTGCAGCATCGCCATAATCATGGCTTTGAGTGATAATTTTCTGGGGGTTAAAAAAAATGACACAGGAACTAACTGATCTCAGAAATAGCATTTTACAAGGAAATTACGCAGATGCTTTGGCGATTGTTGATGAGTTAGAGGGGATGAGTAAAAAGGCAATTCTGCGGCAAATTAAATCTTTTCTGAAGATTTTGTTGATCCATTTAATTAAAAATCAAGTGGAACAACGATTAACAAATTCTTGGGTTGCTTCTATTCGCAATGCAATTTTGGAAATTCAAGACGTGAATCTCAAAGAAAACAAAAAATCATATTATGTTAATCAAGATGAATGGGAAGATTTTATCCAAGATGTGGTTCTTGAAAGTTCTATAGCTGATGCTAGTTTGGAAGTGATGAATGGCAAATATACTCGTTCTGAATTATCAGCAAAACTTGATAAAAACCAGGTTGTAACTACAGCAATGAGATTTCTAGCTTTAAGTTATATTTATTCAGCGAAGGAATTACCTGCAATTATGGATGATTATCTGAGTCAGTTACCAGGGGGAGAAATTTGGCGCTAGAAATTTGACAGATAACAGGCTATTTATCGGTGTGTAAAGTTTCTTCGATTTATACACAGATGCAGCTAATTATGAATAATCAATGGATGATGGTGGGTTACGCTATCGCTAACCCACCCTACAGTTAACTAAAATTAATCGAAATGTTTGATGATTGCGTCGGCAAATTCAGAACATTTTAAGGGTTCTACTGGTGGTTCTAGCAATCGGGCTAAATCATAAGTAACTTGACTGTTGGCGATCGCATCCCCCAAACCTTTTTTTACCAAATCGGCGGCTTCTTGCCAACCCATAAATTCCAGCATCATCACACCAGACAAAATCAGCGAACCGGGATTAATTCGATCTAAGCCGGCGTGCTTGGGTGCAGTGCCGTGGGTGGCTTCAAATATGGCACAGACATCGCCTATATTTGCCCCTGGCCCCATTCCTAATCCGCCGACAATGGCCGCAGCCGCATCAGACAAGTAATCGCCGTTTAAGTTCATTGTGGCTAGAATGGAATACTCATCGGGTCTGGTTTGGATTTGTTGAAAAATACTGTCAGCAATTCGGTCATTAACCATGATTTTGGCTTTCCATTGACCGTTTCCGTGGGTTTCCCAAATTGTGCTGAGAACAATTTCGACTTCCTGAACAATTTGCGCTTGTTTCTCTGGTGTCAGGGAATCATAACCTGGGTCAATCTCACGGGCGTTAGCTTCGGCGGAAATATCAGGATTTTTCTCTTTATTACTTAAAATCCACGATTCCCGTTCTGTAACGCATTCACTGCGAAATTCACTGGTAACTAATTCATAACCCCAATCACGGAAAGCGCCTTCGGTATACTTCATAATATTGCCCTTATGCACCAGTGTGACCTGTTGCTTGTCTTTAGGCAATAACAAAGCGTGTTTCATCGCTCTGCGTACTAGGCGCTGAGAACCTGTTTTGCTGATGGGTTTGATACCAATACCCGAATCGAGGGGAATTTGCTTTTTCCCGTGTTCTGGGGTAGCTGGGATGAGTTCTTCATTGAGAATTTTAATGAGGCGATCGCCTATTTCACTTCCCTGTTTCCACTCAATTCCCAAATAAATATCTTCCGTATTTTCCCGATAAACAATTACATCCAGTTTCTCTGGGTTCTTGTGGGGCGAGGGTGTCCCGGCATAATAACGACAAGGACGCACACAGGCATATAAATCAAAAATTTGCCGTAGCGCTACATTTAGAGAACGAATCCCACCACCCACGGGGGTAGTCAAAGGCCCCTTAATCGCTATACCATATTCTTTGATAGCGGTTAAAGTGTCTTGAGGTAAATACTGATAAGTTCCGTATAAATCACAGGACTCATCGCCAGCGTAAACCTTAAACCAACTGATTTGACGCTGACCTTTGTATGCCTTGGCTACCGCCGCATCTAGCACCTTTTGGGTGGCAGGCCAGATATCAATACCTGTGCCATCGCCGCGAATAAAGGGGATAATTGGATTATCAGGCACAATCGGTTCACCATTTTTAAAGGTGATTTTTGTTCCGGTTGTGGGGGGGTTAATCTTGTCGTACATATTTCAAAAACTCCTGAAGGATACGCCACTCGCCAAAATATCTGGCTTTGGCAGGCTGGCTAATTTTACTGTCTCTTTTGTTCACCAAGTCACGATAGCTTGCGTGGCGAAGTCATGGCGCAGATTTTCCCCTTATTCCCCTTATACAATGTTTGGGGTTAAGCTATGAGACTTAGTAGAGCCATGGCAATTTTGTCCGATTGCCTCCGGCACTGCGCGCAGCGCAATCAAAAATAGTAAACTACTTTTCGCTATTAGTGCTTCACCTTGGAGAACACCCAATAGCCCATCGCTTTTTCACGCTTACGCTAACAGATTAATGGCATGACAGACCCAATGATTTTATCAGGCACAGCTGACATCGACTCTTTCCGACAATCGTTAATCGCTGGGTCTCTTCAAGTCCAACAACAAATCATCCCACAGTTAGCTAACTTGGGTAATGAGGGATTAGATGTGTTGATGGAATTTTTACAAAAACGACGCGAACAACCAGCAACTTGGATCGATGGTAAAGTTTACCAAGTCCTCTATAACTCTGATGCACCTCAAGTTCAAGATTTTCTGCTTGAGTGTTTTCCTGAAGGAATTGTACCTCTAAAATCAGAGCGTGGAATTGATTACAATCCTTTGCAACAACTACTCGCTGTCCAAGACTTCCAAGCAGCCGATCTCGTCAGTGTCCAAAAAATGTGTGAACTGGCCGGGCCAATGGCTGTGCAGAGAAAATGGTTGTATTTTACAGACGTAGAAAATGCCCCGATTCTGGATTTACAAACGATTAATCACCTCTGGTTAGTCCACTCTGAAGGTAAGTTTGGCTTTTCGGTACAGCGCGAAATTTGGTTGAGTTTGGGCAAAAACTGGGAAACTTTATGGCCGAAAATTGGCTGGAAAAGCGGTAATAACTGGACGCGATACCCTAACCAGTTTACTTGGGATTTAACCGCCCCTAAAGGTCATTTACCCCTGTCTAATCAACTGCGGGGGGTGCGGGTGATGGCGGCGTTATTATCTCACCCGGCTTGGTCTAAAAGTAACAAAATATGATATTCAAAAAAGGGGTTGACTAGTTTTGAACCGCAGAAATTCCCATTAAAATTTTCCATCGGCTTATGGCAAAAGTTCATTTAGAAGACATTAGGCGTAAATTTAACAACGTCACGGCTATCGAGGATATTAGCTTTGAAATTCCTGATGGGGAGTTTTGGGTGTTAGTGGGGCCTTCTGGTTGTGGTAAGTCGACAATTTTACGTACGATCGCCGGGTTGGAATCGGCTACATCTGGTAATCTGTATATTGGCGATCGCTTGGTAAATAATATCCCCGCCCGACAAAGGGATATAGCGATGGTTTTCCAGAATTACGCCCTTTATCCCCACATGACGGTGGCGGAAAATATCGCCTTTGGCTTAAAAATGCGAAAGGTTGACCCCAAGCTGATTCAAGAACGAGTGGTAAATGTGGCGCGATCGCTTTCTCTCGAACATCTCCTAGAACGCAAACCCAAACAACTTTCTGGAGGACAGCAGCAACGGGTAGCATTGGGAAGAGCGATCGCCCGTGAACCACAAGTATTTTTACTTGATGAACCTTTGTCTAATTTAGATGCTCAGTTGCGAGATGATACTAGGGCAGAGTTGAAACAGTTACACCAACAATTAGGCATTACTACGATCTATGTCACCCACGATCAAGTTGAGGCGATGACCTTGGCTGATAAAATTGTGGTGCTAGATCGGGGTAGGATTCAACAAATTGGTGATCCTCAAAGTATTTATGCGCTTCCCGCGAACCTCATGGTGGCAACTTTTTTGGGTAATCCTCCCATGAATATTTTGCCAGCAATCTACAAAAATGATGTTTTTGATGTT encodes:
- a CDS encoding DUF29 family protein, yielding MTQELTDLRNSILQGNYADALAIVDELEGMSKKAILRQIKSFLKILLIHLIKNQVEQRLTNSWVASIRNAILEIQDVNLKENKKSYYVNQDEWEDFIQDVVLESSIADASLEVMNGKYTRSELSAKLDKNQVVTTAMRFLALSYIYSAKELPAIMDDYLSQLPGGEIWR
- a CDS encoding NADP-dependent isocitrate dehydrogenase, whose translation is MYDKINPPTTGTKITFKNGEPIVPDNPIIPFIRGDGTGIDIWPATQKVLDAAVAKAYKGQRQISWFKVYAGDESCDLYGTYQYLPQDTLTAIKEYGIAIKGPLTTPVGGGIRSLNVALRQIFDLYACVRPCRYYAGTPSPHKNPEKLDVIVYRENTEDIYLGIEWKQGSEIGDRLIKILNEELIPATPEHGKKQIPLDSGIGIKPISKTGSQRLVRRAMKHALLLPKDKQQVTLVHKGNIMKYTEGAFRDWGYELVTSEFRSECVTERESWILSNKEKNPDISAEANAREIDPGYDSLTPEKQAQIVQEVEIVLSTIWETHGNGQWKAKIMVNDRIADSIFQQIQTRPDEYSILATMNLNGDYLSDAAAAIVGGLGMGPGANIGDVCAIFEATHGTAPKHAGLDRINPGSLILSGVMMLEFMGWQEAADLVKKGLGDAIANSQVTYDLARLLEPPVEPLKCSEFADAIIKHFD
- a CDS encoding GUN4 domain-containing protein, translating into MTDPMILSGTADIDSFRQSLIAGSLQVQQQIIPQLANLGNEGLDVLMEFLQKRREQPATWIDGKVYQVLYNSDAPQVQDFLLECFPEGIVPLKSERGIDYNPLQQLLAVQDFQAADLVSVQKMCELAGPMAVQRKWLYFTDVENAPILDLQTINHLWLVHSEGKFGFSVQREIWLSLGKNWETLWPKIGWKSGNNWTRYPNQFTWDLTAPKGHLPLSNQLRGVRVMAALLSHPAWSKSNKI
- a CDS encoding ABC transporter ATP-binding protein codes for the protein MAKVHLEDIRRKFNNVTAIEDISFEIPDGEFWVLVGPSGCGKSTILRTIAGLESATSGNLYIGDRLVNNIPARQRDIAMVFQNYALYPHMTVAENIAFGLKMRKVDPKLIQERVVNVARSLSLEHLLERKPKQLSGGQQQRVALGRAIAREPQVFLLDEPLSNLDAQLRDDTRAELKQLHQQLGITTIYVTHDQVEAMTLADKIVVLDRGRIQQIGDPQSIYALPANLMVATFLGNPPMNILPAIYKNDVFDVSGQSLAVPAVVREKVQLRQGQSFDLGIRPEHITINIDSALNNHQSEPLFVEVKVVEPLGRETLIRASLPGSLAVLNIQTTADVRPRPGDRLSLQLDLNQLFVFDTATGDRICPE